A region of Anopheles merus strain MAF chromosome 2R, AmerM5.1, whole genome shotgun sequence DNA encodes the following proteins:
- the LOC121590781 gene encoding putative tRNA (cytidine(32)/guanosine(34)-2'-O)-methyltransferase, giving the protein MGKTSKDKRDIYYRLAKEEGWRARSAFKLIQIDEVFQIFDGVTRAVDLCAAPGSWSQVLSKRLYESRDPAERDEVKIIAVDLQTMGPLPGIIQLQGDITKLSTAEAIIEHFGDQQKAQLVICDGAPDVTGLHDIDEYIQSQLLLAALNITTHVLTPGGTFVAKIFRGKDTSLLYSQLRIFFERVTIAKPPSSRNSSIEAFVVCQDYRPPEGYVPQLINPMLDDVQVIACETSAPVNRSIVPFLVCGDLREFDSDMSYSLNIDPEKDYEYRDVVQKPLAPAYSEVLERMKTTSLKHGSIKVEADKKKD; this is encoded by the exons atggGTAAAACTAGCAAAGACAAGCGCGATATCTACTATCGCCTAGCGAAGGAGGAAGGTTGGCGAGCGCGCAGCGCATTCAAGCTCATTCAAATTGACGAAGTGTTCCAGATATTCGACG GTGTAACGCGAGCGGTCGACCTGTGCGCCGCCCCGGGCAGCTGGAGCCAGGTGCTGTCGAAGCGGCTGTACGAAAGCCGCGATCCGGCGGAGCGGGATGAGGTGAAGATCATCGCCGTGGACCTGCAGACGATGGGTCCGCTGCCGGGCATTATCCAGCTCCAGGGTGACATTACCAAGCTGAGCACGGCGGAAGCAATCATCGAACACTTTGGCGACCAGCAAAAGGCTCAGCTCGTTATCTGCGACGGTGCACCGGATGTGACCGGTTTGCACGATATCGACGAGTACATCCAGtcgcagctgctgctggcggcaCTGAACATAACGACACACGTGCTCACGCCGGGCGGTACGTTTGTGGCGAAAATCTTCCGCGGCAAGGATACGTCGCTGCTCTACTCGCAGTTGCGGATATTTTTCGAGCGGGTCACAATCGCCAAACCGCCCAGCTCGCGAAACTCCAGCATTGAGGCGTTCGTGGTGTGTCAGGACTACAGGCCTCCGGAGGGCTACGTGCCGCAGCTTATCAATCCCATGCTGGACGACGTTCAGGTGATAGCGTGCGAAACGAGCGCTCCCGTCAATCGGTCGATCGTACCTTTTCTGGTGTGTGGTGATCTGCGCGAATTTGATTCCGACATGTCGTACAGTTTAAAT ATTGATCCGGAAAAGGATTACGAGTATCGGGACGTGGTGCAGAAGCCACTTGCGCCGGCCTACAGTGAGGTACTGGAGCGGATGAAAACGACCTCCCTCAAGCATGGCAGCATAAAGGTGGAAGCGGATAAAAAGAAGgattaa
- the LOC121590782 gene encoding heme oxygenase 1, giving the protein MAQNVPFSKQMRIATREIHNVSDALVNAKLAFALYDSRVWAEGLLIFYDVFKHLEQRVPHDFLPPELHRTAQFEQDLRYYLGERWLERHTPKAEVRAYLKHLQELEQENANLLLAYVYHLYMGLLSGGQILQKRRSIGRRINPFRRADAEPVPDAAVTTFEDHSIYELKQRLRKIVDDFGARLDEETRQRMLDESRKVFELNNTIIRTVEGVGSANMRIVRYIAMAIAAIILMQYVVRNQFDHEQEQTL; this is encoded by the exons ATGGCACAAAATGTGCCATTTTCGAAGCAAATGCGCATAGCTACTCGAGAAATACACAATGTTAGTGATGCACTTGTGAACGCAAAATTAGCCTTCG CTCTCTACGACAGTCGTGTTTGGGCTGAAGGGCTGCTGATCTTCTACGACGTGTTCAAACACCTCGAACAACGCGTACCGCATGATTTTCTCCCACCGGAGCTGCATCGAACGGCACAGTTTGAGCAGGACCTTCGCTACTATCTCGGCGAACGGTGGCTCGAACGCCACACCCCAAAGGCGGAAGTGCGTGCCTATTTGAAGCACTTGCAAGAACTCGAGCAGGAGAATGCAAATCTACTGCTGGCCTACGTTTACCATCTCTACATGGGACTCCTGTCTGGGGGACAAATTTTACAGAAGCGCCGATCTATCGGTCGCCGAATCAATCCGTTCCGAAGAGCGGACGCAGAACCGGTCCCGGATGCGGCCGTTACCACATTCGAAGATCACAGCATTTACGAGCTGAAGCAACGTTTGCGCAAAATTGTGGACGATTTTGGCGCTCGGCTGGACGAGGAAACGCGCCAGCGAATGTTGGACGAAAGCAGGAAAGTGTTCGAACTTAACAACACCATCATCCGGACGGTGGAGGGCGTTGGTTCGGCAAACATGCGTATCGTAAGGTACATCGCGATGGCAATTGCTGCCATCATATTAATGCAGTACGTCGTGCGAAACCAGTTTGACCACGAGCAAGAGCAAACGTTGTGA